The genomic segment ATTCACCTGGTGGTGTAATGAATCTTAACTGACCCTTAGCGTAATCAACATACCTCTGACTCTCCTGCCAGTATGAGGCTAACCTATGTCTAATAAGCTCATGGGTTAAGGCCCTACTACCCTCAATAAGCCATTGAGCACCCATGAACTCGAAGACGCTTGAATGCCCATCCCTAAGGAAGCTCAGGATCCTCCTCTTAACAATACCTTGATCACCCTTAACCCTTTCAAGAGCCTTATCAATGGAGTAACCCCTATATATTACATCAGCCATAGCCGCCGTAACATCCTCACTACCCCAGGTGGATAATAAGGTCACTGTTGGTTTAATTAAGGAGTACTCCACGTTGATTAGTTTCACTGTGATTTAAAACCCCCTAAGTTATTTCGAATTAATAATCCACTAGTAGGTATCTCAATGTAGCGGGTTAACCAAGTGATCTAAGTACCCTAACCATTTCATCAACATCCATGTTACTCATGGCTAAAGGTATCTTCTCCCTCCTAGCCACTTCAATACCTAGGTAATCCGGTTTATCTAAGCCATGTAGAACAACTATTGATGGTTTAAAGTCGACGAACGCCATCATCGCCTTTATGGCTACTAAAGGTGACCTACCGTACCTAGTGTTAATGAATATGGCAGCCCTCTGGGTTGTTGAACCATATAGCTTAAGGTACTCGTATGATGGGACATCAAGCAGTAGCTTAATGCTATCAACCATGGTGTATCCGTGAATATCCATTCTCGTGGCTGGGGGCACTACTAGGGATGCGTTTATCGCCTTTAGGAATGTTTCGAGGCTTATTGGGTTAACGTAATCCTTCATATCAACCACAGCTAAGGTATACTTATCACCAATTGATAATTGCTTAATGAGTAGTTGAAGCCTTGAACCACCCTTCTCCAGTTCAATATCTATTAAGGCTTTAACAAACTTCTTAATGAAGTATGATCCAGGGGACTTCCTCCTACCTGACTCATAGTCACTGATCACACTTGGTGTCGTTGATAACTTTATGGCCAACTCAGTTTGAGGTATGTTGAAGTACTCCCTCCAGCGTTTAAGCTCCTTACCCGGTGAATCAGCCATAACTATTGACCCGGCTATTAAGGTGGCAACCTTATCCACCATGGTATTCTCAATGGTTTCCTCCACGGTTTAAATGAAGCAAGTACTATTTAATACTTTTTCGCCTAATTCCGTTAAGTAAGTTAAGCCTTGAATACTCTCCCTAAGATGCATTACTGGAATCAAAGCATCAATGAGGGGATTAACTAACCCTCAACTTCTCCCTCAGCCAGTTTACTATTGCCTCAATTACCTTACTCTTAATCTCGTAATCAGAGAATACGTGTCCCCCCTTATCCAGTAGCACTAGTGTCTTGTCATTGTACTTAACCCTGTTGTGGAATTCCACGGATTGTTGATACGGTACCGCCTCATCATCCTTAGCATGTATGATCATTACTGGTACGTTAATTAAATCCGCAACACTCATTGCATCGGAATTAGCCATCTTAGTCACATTACTAACCCTAAGCCTAAATGCCCCAAAATACACGTAATCACCCCTAGCCTGCTCCAGTAATTTACCTATTCCACGGAAGGATATTCCCGGTGAGAGTAGGATTACTGCCTTAACAATATTAGGCATCCTTGAGTAAATCCTTAAGGCAATATGACCACCCATGCTTAAACCAATTAAGGCGAGTCTACTTGAGTCAACGTAACCAAGCTTAAGAGTGTAATTAACCATGTACTCAGCGTCGTTTACGGCGTTTTCAATATCGAAATCCTCAAATAGCCCTGAGGAGTCTCCATGATTCCTGTAATCAAACCTAACAACCACAAAACCTGCCCCACACAATGCCCTAGCAATATCAACGTAAAGCCTATTAGCCTCAATATGATTACCGGTGAAGCCGTGAAGCATCACAACTGCAGGAAACCTACCTGAGGCATTAGGCCTATCCACAATACTAAACAACCAACCATCATTAACAGGCAGTATTGAGGGGGATTCAGTGCACTGCATAATACGTGGATGCACGGTTAGTTTTAAGCATTAGTGCCCAGGGTATTAAACCCCTCACCCTACTAGGTTCCTTCCCCCGCAGAGCCTCAGGGAAGTGGTTGGGAGTTACATTACATGAAACCCTAGCCCTCTGGGGCTGGGGAAGACCAGAGTATATTGGTTACTTAAACCATAATACTGTGTTAACGCCTTAGCTTCCTCAACAGCCCTTATAAGCTTCCCACTAGCCCTATGAATCTAATTAATACTCATTTCTTAAGGCATCTTTCAATTAATTCAACTCTAAATTTAGAGATACTATACGTTAATTAATGGTGAATAACTTAATGGTTACGTGAGGCATCATTAATTATGAATCTAATTCCACAATTATTACTATGTTAAATGTAAAAACATGTTTTTGAAAATCACTATGATTAATATTGAAGTTAAGCGTAATGCTAATGCTGTTTAATAAATGTCAAATTTCTGACCGAGCCATTAGTTTATGTTCGGTGTCTTCTTTAATACATTTATCATGATGGATATTTAGGCAGTTAAATTATTTAATACATTTTTACATGCATTAATTTATACAGCGAATTATATATTATATATTATGGCATAAAGTTTATAAGGATGTGTTATAATATATTATTATGGCGCCTAAAACCACCGTATCAGTAATAAAGGCTGATATTGGGGGAATACCTGGTCATGCTTGGGTTCACCCAAAGATACTTGAATACGCCAGTAGTAGGCTTAGGGAGGCTGTTAAGAGTGGATTACTAATTGATTACTACGTGTTTAATGTTGGCGACGACATGAGCCTCCTAATGACTCACACTAAGGGTATTGATAACCCTGAGATACATGGATTAGCGTGGAGTGTATTCAAGGAGGCTACTGAGAATTACGCCAAGAAGTTTAAGCTATATGGTGCTGGGCAGGACTTACTTAAGGATAGCTTCAGCGGTAACGTGAGGGGGCTTGGACCCCAGGTTGCTGAAATGGAGTTTGAGGAGAGGCCCAGTGAACCATTAATAATCTTCGCAGCGGATAAGACTGAGCCGGGTGCATACAACTTACCCATGTATAAGATATTTGCAGACCCATTTAACACCGCTGGCTTAGTTATTGATCCTCAGATGCATGGTGGATTTAGGTTCGAGATAATAGATGTTTACGAGGGTAAGGTTTACCTACTCGATGCCCCAGAGCACATATACACTATACTTGGCTTAATAGGCACACCTGGAAGATACATTATTAGGAGGGTTTACAGGAGGAGTGACTTAACCCAGGCAGCGGTTGTGAGCGTTGAGAGGCTTAACCTAATAGCCGGTAGGTACGTGGGTAAGGATGACCCAGTGGCCATAGTTAGGGCTCAACACGGCCTACCAGCCGTGGGTGAGGTCCTTGAAGCATTCGCCCTACCCCACCTGGTGGAGGGTTGGATGAGGGGTAGTCACACTGGCCCATTAATGCCAGGTAAGTTCGTAAGCATTGACCCAGCTAATAAGATAGCCATGGGTCCTAAGATGACTAGGTTCGATGGACCACCCAAGGTCGGTGCCTTAGGCTTCCAACTACATGAAGGCTACCTAGAGGGACCCGTGGA from the Caldivirga maquilingensis IC-167 genome contains:
- a CDS encoding alpha/beta hydrolase family protein, which translates into the protein MQCTESPSILPVNDGWLFSIVDRPNASGRFPAVVMLHGFTGNHIEANRLYVDIARALCGAGFVVVRFDYRNHGDSSGLFEDFDIENAVNDAEYMVNYTLKLGYVDSSRLALIGLSMGGHIALRIYSRMPNIVKAVILLSPGISFRGIGKLLEQARGDYVYFGAFRLRVSNVTKMANSDAMSVADLINVPVMIIHAKDDEAVPYQQSVEFHNRVKYNDKTLVLLDKGGHVFSDYEIKSKVIEAIVNWLREKLRVS
- a CDS encoding transcriptional regulator; the encoded protein is MEETIENTMVDKVATLIAGSIVMADSPGKELKRWREYFNIPQTELAIKLSTTPSVISDYESGRRKSPGSYFIKKFVKALIDIELEKGGSRLQLLIKQLSIGDKYTLAVVDMKDYVNPISLETFLKAINASLVVPPATRMDIHGYTMVDSIKLLLDVPSYEYLKLYGSTTQRAAIFINTRYGRSPLVAIKAMMAFVDFKPSIVVLHGLDKPDYLGIEVARREKIPLAMSNMDVDEMVRVLRSLG
- the fbp gene encoding fructose-1,6-bisphosphate aldolase/phosphatase; this encodes MAPKTTVSVIKADIGGIPGHAWVHPKILEYASSRLREAVKSGLLIDYYVFNVGDDMSLLMTHTKGIDNPEIHGLAWSVFKEATENYAKKFKLYGAGQDLLKDSFSGNVRGLGPQVAEMEFEERPSEPLIIFAADKTEPGAYNLPMYKIFADPFNTAGLVIDPQMHGGFRFEIIDVYEGKVYLLDAPEHIYTILGLIGTPGRYIIRRVYRRSDLTQAAVVSVERLNLIAGRYVGKDDPVAIVRAQHGLPAVGEVLEAFALPHLVEGWMRGSHTGPLMPGKFVSIDPANKIAMGPKMTRFDGPPKVGALGFQLHEGYLEGPVDMFDDPAFDFSRQIAAFITDYIRRMGPIMPHRLPPEEMEYTTLPQILSTLKPIPVEEYERNRLKYISEKISPVAIAGGSTGD